In Deinococcus sedimenti, a single genomic region encodes these proteins:
- a CDS encoding polyprenyl synthetase family protein, with product MRAELLSRVLSLLPDPASAPRAELAAYHAMLRDYPQRGGKGIRSDLLLASARAHGVQPGTPAWDGALWLAAALELFQNWVLIHDDIEDDSEERRGRPALHRLHGVPLAINVGDGLHAYMWAAVHRAGVPGAMQAFLDMIHRTAEGQHLDLGWVEAREWTLTEGDYLDMVRLKTAYYTVVVPLQLGALAAGAAPHPDFLPAGLALGAAFQIRDDVLNLNGDPAKYGKEIGGDLLEGKRTLIVLHWLAHAPADQRDAFLAQMHRARPDKDLEVIADIHRWLLDSGSVAYAQAYADREAVTGLNALEGALAGVADPQAAQDLLGAMRTLATRDH from the coding sequence ATGCGTGCCGAACTGCTGTCCCGCGTGCTGTCCCTGCTGCCCGACCCCGCCAGCGCCCCCCGCGCGGAACTCGCCGCGTACCACGCCATGCTGCGCGACTACCCCCAGCGGGGCGGCAAGGGCATCCGCAGCGACCTGCTCCTCGCCAGCGCCCGCGCGCACGGCGTGCAGCCCGGCACGCCCGCCTGGGACGGCGCGCTGTGGCTCGCGGCGGCCCTGGAACTGTTCCAGAACTGGGTGCTGATCCACGACGACATCGAGGACGACAGCGAGGAACGCCGCGGCCGCCCGGCCCTGCACCGCCTGCACGGCGTGCCCCTGGCGATCAACGTCGGGGACGGCCTGCACGCGTACATGTGGGCCGCCGTGCACCGCGCGGGCGTCCCGGGCGCCATGCAGGCGTTCCTGGACATGATCCACCGCACCGCCGAGGGTCAGCACCTCGACCTGGGCTGGGTGGAGGCCCGCGAGTGGACCCTCACGGAGGGCGATTACTTGGACATGGTGCGCCTGAAGACCGCGTACTACACGGTCGTCGTGCCGTTGCAACTGGGCGCGCTGGCCGCGGGGGCCGCGCCGCACCCGGACTTCCTGCCCGCCGGGCTGGCGCTGGGCGCGGCCTTCCAGATCCGCGACGACGTGCTGAACCTGAACGGCGACCCCGCCAAATACGGGAAGGAGATCGGCGGGGACCTGCTGGAAGGCAAACGCACCCTCATCGTCCTGCACTGGCTGGCGCACGCCCCGGCCGACCAGCGCGACGCGTTCCTGGCTCAGATGCACCGCGCTCGCCCTGACAAGGACCTGGAGGTGATCGCGGACATCCACCGCTGGCTGCTGGACAGCGGGAGCGTCGCCTACGCGCAGGCCTACGCGGACCGCGAGGCCGTCACCGGGCTGAATGCGCTGGAAGGCGCACTGGCTGGCGTGGCCGACCCGCAGGCGGCGCAGGACCTGCTGGGCGCCATGCGGACCCTCGCCACCCGCGACCACTGA
- a CDS encoding N-formylglutamate amidohydrolase translates to MPELDRLLVVTPHPSGALPAEVLGDMLGPDLLNAGARESLLSRVFLDGDPFTDLIFHLPGARTVQASWSRFAVDLNRERGDRDENGVIKLSTFDREPLYPAGFTLSAAAREARLRRYWDPFHALVAQEAREATLVIVGHCMAPSGPALSHDTGTPRPGVCLMTGTPDAPTYPQARWAALRDACAAAFAPVLAGTPYPDVQVGVPWETDTISATYGAPGRAAFGIEMNSGLYLHADGTPRHEVIRALNEAFARFAPQALSLAQG, encoded by the coding sequence GTGCCTGAACTTGACCGACTGCTGGTCGTGACGCCGCACCCGTCCGGCGCGCTGCCCGCCGAGGTGCTGGGTGACATGCTCGGCCCGGACCTCCTGAACGCCGGGGCGCGCGAGTCGCTCCTGAGCCGCGTCTTTCTCGACGGCGACCCCTTCACGGACCTGATCTTTCACCTGCCGGGCGCGCGGACCGTGCAGGCCTCCTGGAGCCGGTTCGCGGTGGACCTGAACCGCGAGCGCGGTGACCGGGACGAGAACGGTGTGATCAAGCTGAGCACCTTCGACCGCGAGCCGCTGTACCCGGCGGGGTTCACGCTGTCGGCGGCCGCGCGGGAGGCCCGGCTGCGCCGCTACTGGGATCCCTTCCACGCGCTGGTGGCGCAGGAGGCCAGGGAGGCGACACTGGTGATCGTGGGCCACTGCATGGCGCCCAGTGGCCCGGCCCTGAGTCACGACACCGGCACGCCCCGGCCCGGCGTGTGCCTGATGACTGGCACGCCGGACGCGCCGACCTACCCACAGGCGCGGTGGGCGGCGCTGCGGGACGCCTGCGCCGCGGCGTTCGCGCCGGTCTTGGCGGGCACCCCGTACCCGGACGTGCAGGTGGGCGTGCCGTGGGAGACCGACACCATCAGCGCCACGTACGGCGCACCGGGCCGCGCGGCGTTCGGCATCGAGATGAATTCCGGGCTGTACCTGCACGCGGACGGCACCCCGCGACACGAAGTGATCCGGGCGCTGAACGAGGCCTTTGCCCGCTTCGCGCCGCAGGCGCTGAGTCTCGCGCAGGGCTGA
- a CDS encoding LysM peptidoglycan-binding domain-containing M23 family metallopeptidase: MTRRTLAALLLLTALPALAAPYVVRAGDTLYSIARANGTTVDALLRLNQLPGTTLEVGQTIQLPVKGAVPPTATEKPGLPAPLPAGQLTPTPATARIAGVNITVPTSLRMGDAFLISLSGPRAALATVRFPSEVGEDVRMPNEVLRPVGGAEQFVVVGRVVLGKTTPVVYEVSLDGQLVRGRIPVLGLEDPIQHLNLPPSVSRVLVDPARAAEDALVEKAYARRTPQAWTKPFAPALRGVTPSSSSFGQPRTYVAGGPVAYHFGTDYSARAGTPVLAVNDGTVVIAGQYPVRGGLVVIDHGAGVVSLYFHQSRVTAKVGQKVKRGDRVGEVGNTGLSAGAHLHLEIRVRGEGTNPAGWTGRLWPR, encoded by the coding sequence ATGACGCGCCGAACGCTGGCCGCCCTGCTGCTCCTGACCGCGCTGCCTGCCCTGGCGGCCCCGTACGTGGTGCGGGCCGGGGACACGCTGTACTCGATCGCGCGGGCGAACGGGACGACCGTGGACGCCCTGCTACGGCTGAACCAGTTGCCCGGCACCACGCTGGAGGTCGGGCAGACCATTCAACTCCCCGTAAAGGGTGCGGTGCCGCCCACCGCGACCGAGAAGCCGGGGCTGCCCGCGCCGCTCCCGGCGGGGCAGTTGACGCCCACGCCCGCCACGGCGCGGATCGCGGGCGTGAACATCACGGTGCCGACCAGCCTGCGGATGGGCGACGCGTTCCTGATCAGCCTGAGTGGCCCGCGCGCCGCACTCGCGACCGTGCGGTTCCCCAGCGAGGTCGGTGAGGACGTCCGGATGCCGAACGAGGTCCTGCGGCCTGTGGGCGGCGCGGAGCAGTTCGTGGTGGTGGGACGCGTGGTGCTGGGCAAGACCACCCCCGTCGTGTACGAGGTGAGCCTGGACGGGCAGCTGGTCCGGGGGCGCATTCCGGTGCTGGGCCTGGAGGACCCCATCCAGCACCTGAACCTGCCGCCCAGCGTGAGCCGGGTGCTGGTGGACCCCGCCCGCGCAGCGGAGGACGCGCTGGTGGAGAAGGCATACGCGCGCCGCACCCCGCAGGCCTGGACGAAACCGTTCGCACCCGCGCTCAGGGGCGTCACGCCGAGCAGTTCGTCGTTCGGGCAGCCGCGCACGTACGTGGCGGGCGGCCCGGTCGCGTACCACTTCGGCACCGACTACTCCGCGAGGGCCGGGACGCCCGTGCTGGCCGTGAACGACGGCACGGTCGTGATCGCCGGGCAGTACCCGGTGCGCGGCGGGCTGGTCGTCATCGACCACGGAGCGGGGGTCGTGAGCCTGTACTTCCACCAGAGCCGCGTGACGGCCAAAGTGGGGCAGAAGGTGAAGCGGGGCGACAGGGTGGGCGAGGTGGGCAACACCGGCCTGAGCGCCGGGGCGCACCTGCACCTCGAGATCCGCGTGCGGGGCGAGGGCACCAACCCGGCCGGGTGGACCGGCCGCCTGTGGCCCCGCTGA
- the dtd gene encoding D-aminoacyl-tRNA deacylase: protein MRATLQRVTRATCTVDGELTGQTGPGLLVLLGVAPGDTDATAHAMAAKIAKLRIFGDDQGRMNRSVQDIGGGILSVSQFTLYADTRGGNRPSFTAAAPPDHARALYHTFNAALRALGLPVGEGVFGAHMVIDLTNDGPVTLTLDLD, encoded by the coding sequence GTGCGGGCCACCCTCCAGCGCGTCACCCGCGCCACCTGCACCGTCGACGGTGAACTGACCGGCCAGACCGGCCCGGGCCTGCTCGTCCTGCTGGGTGTCGCGCCCGGCGATACCGACGCCACCGCCCACGCCATGGCCGCCAAGATCGCCAAGCTGCGCATCTTCGGCGACGACCAGGGCCGCATGAACCGCAGCGTGCAGGACATCGGCGGCGGCATCCTGAGCGTCAGTCAGTTCACGCTGTACGCCGACACGCGCGGCGGCAACCGCCCCAGCTTCACCGCCGCCGCGCCCCCCGACCACGCCCGCGCGCTGTACCACACCTTCAACGCCGCGCTGCGCGCCCTGGGCCTCCCGGTCGGCGAGGGCGTCTTCGGCGCGCACATGGTGATCGACCTGACCAACGACGGCCCCGTCACCCTGACCCTCGACCTCGACTGA
- a CDS encoding DUF1844 domain-containing protein — protein MSNPEFVGLVNSLQATAEAALGDLNAATASAARDGLLEERRARQTAERSLKLLTMLAEKTRGNLDFTEADLLTDAIASVRERLAAPSSTDTN, from the coding sequence ATGTCGAACCCCGAATTCGTCGGACTCGTGAATTCCCTGCAGGCGACCGCCGAGGCCGCCCTAGGCGACCTGAACGCCGCGACCGCCAGCGCCGCCCGCGACGGCCTGCTCGAAGAACGCCGCGCCCGCCAGACCGCCGAACGCAGCCTGAAACTCCTGACCATGCTTGCCGAGAAGACCCGCGGCAACCTGGACTTCACCGAGGCGGACCTGCTCACCGACGCGATCGCCAGCGTCCGCGAACGCCTCGCCGCGCCCAGCAGCACTGACACCAACTGA
- a CDS encoding C40 family peptidase, translating into MKATRTLLTLLALCGTATAATYTVKPGDTLYSIAKSTGVDAAKLMQMNKLGSSTIQVGQKLSTGGAAPTAPAARPQAAAPAPAATGGVTIRAAASRFLGARYVLGATGGGALDCSSYTMSVFRQMGINLPRTAAAQWRVGSAVSRRDLRAGDLVFFNTMGRTASHVGVYLGDGMMANANSYHGRTMIEPLFSNSYWASRYDGARRVLN; encoded by the coding sequence ATGAAAGCCACACGCACCCTCCTGACCCTCCTGGCCCTGTGCGGGACCGCCACCGCCGCCACCTACACCGTCAAGCCCGGCGACACCCTGTACTCCATCGCCAAGAGCACCGGCGTCGACGCCGCCAAACTGATGCAGATGAACAAACTGGGCAGCAGCACCATCCAGGTCGGTCAGAAACTGAGCACCGGCGGCGCGGCCCCCACTGCCCCCGCCGCGCGTCCCCAGGCCGCCGCGCCCGCCCCGGCCGCGACCGGCGGCGTCACCATCCGCGCCGCCGCCAGCCGCTTCCTCGGCGCCCGCTACGTCCTCGGCGCCACCGGCGGAGGCGCGCTTGACTGCAGCAGCTACACCATGAGCGTCTTCCGCCAGATGGGCATCAACCTGCCCCGCACCGCCGCCGCCCAGTGGCGCGTGGGCAGCGCCGTCAGCCGCCGCGACCTGCGCGCCGGGGACCTCGTGTTCTTCAACACCATGGGCCGCACCGCCAGCCACGTCGGCGTGTACCTGGGCGACGGCATGATGGCCAACGCCAACAGCTACCACGGCCGCACCATGATCGAACCCCTGTTCAGCAACTCGTACTGGGCCAGCCGATACGACGGCGCCCGCCGCGTCCTGAACTGA
- a CDS encoding class I SAM-dependent methyltransferase codes for MTRRPKQKIRFKNDRPTPDRSPQDRPSVRAEGQRTEPAPPVQYFEVRPANLPPRLDSLKALTKSGVRGYPEVDAAQALLAGVMRKDRVRGDVLDLSAMGGLLGSLPGVTLRAVEGSAAALTALAAAGLDAHAAVPGEPLTDRWPDRARTVALILAGDRGNAYAAAQVAWAHACTPPGGTLYLAGDRDKGFDRYVRLAGNAFGAGEVVARDGGMRVAKLIRRPGPTPALPDPERFEAFGVTVVGLPGVFSAAKPDKATALMLGALERLDPHGDALNGKDVLDLGCGTGLIGAWAARRGATVTLVDGDLPSVRSAEATLAGSGLSGAAVHSDVDAALDPEATFDVILTNPPFHVGRGVVLDVAREFIAAAARRLRPGGTLHLVANDFLPYEADLRALGEVRETLREAGFKVLSVTRS; via the coding sequence GTGACGCGCAGGCCCAAGCAGAAAATCCGTTTCAAGAATGACCGCCCCACCCCGGACCGTTCCCCGCAGGACCGCCCGTCGGTCCGCGCCGAGGGACAGCGGACCGAGCCGGCGCCCCCCGTGCAGTACTTCGAGGTGCGCCCCGCGAACCTCCCGCCCCGCCTGGACTCCCTGAAGGCCCTCACGAAGAGTGGCGTGCGCGGCTACCCGGAGGTGGACGCCGCGCAGGCCCTGCTGGCGGGCGTGATGCGCAAGGACCGCGTGCGCGGCGACGTGCTGGACCTGAGTGCCATGGGCGGCCTGCTGGGCAGCCTGCCCGGCGTGACCCTGCGCGCCGTGGAGGGCAGCGCCGCCGCCCTGACCGCACTGGCGGCAGCGGGACTGGACGCACACGCCGCCGTGCCCGGCGAGCCCCTGACGGACCGCTGGCCGGACCGCGCCCGGACGGTCGCGCTGATCCTGGCCGGCGACCGCGGGAATGCGTACGCGGCCGCGCAGGTCGCCTGGGCGCACGCGTGCACGCCCCCCGGCGGGACGCTGTACCTCGCCGGGGACCGCGACAAGGGCTTCGACCGCTACGTGCGGCTGGCCGGGAACGCGTTCGGTGCGGGCGAGGTCGTGGCCCGTGACGGCGGGATGCGCGTGGCGAAACTCATCCGCCGCCCCGGACCCACCCCGGCCCTGCCGGACCCCGAGCGTTTCGAGGCGTTCGGCGTGACCGTCGTGGGTCTGCCCGGCGTGTTCAGCGCCGCGAAACCCGACAAGGCCACCGCGCTGATGCTGGGCGCCCTGGAGCGCCTCGACCCGCACGGCGACGCGCTGAACGGGAAGGACGTGCTGGACCTGGGTTGCGGCACGGGTCTGATCGGCGCGTGGGCGGCGCGGCGCGGCGCGACCGTGACCCTGGTGGACGGCGACCTGCCCAGCGTCCGCAGCGCCGAGGCGACCCTGGCCGGCAGTGGCCTCAGCGGCGCGGCCGTTCACTCGGACGTGGACGCCGCCCTGGACCCGGAGGCGACCTTCGACGTGATCCTCACCAACCCGCCCTTCCACGTGGGGCGCGGCGTGGTGCTGGACGTCGCGCGGGAATTCATCGCCGCCGCCGCGCGCCGCCTGCGCCCCGGCGGGACGCTGCACCTCGTCGCGAACGACTTCCTGCCCTACGAGGCGGACCTGCGCGCCCTCGGGGAGGTCCGCGAGACACTGCGCGAGGCGGGCTTCAAGGTGCTGAGCGTCACGCGCTCCTGA
- the rpoD gene encoding RNA polymerase sigma factor RpoD, producing the protein MPAETVEAPTKKAPAKKAGPKADAAEKPAKKPAAKKADAAADAPEKPAKAAKPSARAAKPAAKPAAGPAKGGPAEKPYYAHASIQELLKAGRAAGVLSSEDIATALASALEANGLDPESPDAFEDMQLFLAAQNIEVQDLDEDEEEGEEEAAEDGPAAAQDDDEEKYFDDMPRAVSNDPVRQYLHEIGRVPLLTLEEEIALARRIEEGEEARKVLEEDLELEDRARRRLMRQTEDGAAARQGLIEANLRLVVSIAKKYTGRGLGFLDLIQEGNQGLIRAVEKFEYRRRYKFSTYATWWIRQAINRAIADQARTIRIPVHMVETINKLTRTARQLQQELSREATYEEIAEAMGPGWDAAKVEEVQKVSQEPVSLETPIGDEKDSFYGDFIPDENLDSPVENAAKTLLSEELEKALSKLTEREAMVLKFRKGLVDGREHTLEEVGQRFSVTRERIRQIENKALRKLKYHESRTRKLRDFLD; encoded by the coding sequence GTGCCCGCCGAGACGGTCGAGGCCCCCACCAAGAAGGCGCCCGCGAAGAAGGCGGGTCCGAAGGCCGACGCGGCCGAGAAGCCTGCCAAGAAGCCTGCGGCGAAGAAAGCCGACGCCGCGGCGGACGCCCCCGAGAAACCCGCCAAGGCCGCCAAGCCCAGCGCCCGCGCGGCCAAACCGGCCGCGAAGCCCGCTGCGGGCCCCGCCAAGGGCGGCCCGGCCGAGAAGCCGTACTACGCGCACGCCAGCATTCAGGAGCTCCTGAAGGCGGGCCGCGCGGCTGGCGTGCTCTCCAGCGAGGACATCGCCACCGCGCTGGCCAGCGCCCTGGAAGCCAACGGCCTGGACCCTGAGAGCCCCGACGCCTTCGAGGACATGCAGCTGTTCCTCGCCGCGCAGAACATCGAGGTGCAGGACCTCGACGAGGACGAGGAAGAAGGCGAGGAGGAGGCCGCCGAGGACGGCCCGGCCGCCGCGCAGGACGACGACGAGGAGAAATACTTCGACGACATGCCCCGCGCCGTGTCCAACGACCCGGTCCGTCAGTACCTGCACGAGATCGGCCGCGTGCCCCTGCTGACCCTCGAGGAGGAAATCGCCCTGGCGCGCCGCATCGAGGAAGGCGAGGAGGCCCGCAAGGTGCTCGAGGAGGACCTCGAACTCGAGGACCGCGCCCGCCGCCGCCTGATGCGCCAGACCGAGGACGGCGCCGCCGCCCGCCAGGGCCTGATCGAAGCGAACCTGCGACTGGTCGTCAGCATCGCCAAGAAGTACACCGGGCGCGGCCTGGGCTTCCTGGACCTGATTCAGGAAGGCAACCAGGGCCTGATCCGCGCGGTCGAGAAATTCGAGTACCGCCGCCGCTACAAATTCAGCACGTACGCCACGTGGTGGATCCGGCAGGCCATCAACCGCGCCATTGCCGACCAGGCCCGCACCATCCGCATCCCGGTGCACATGGTCGAGACGATCAACAAACTGACCCGCACCGCCCGGCAGCTGCAGCAGGAACTGTCCCGCGAGGCCACCTACGAGGAGATCGCCGAGGCCATGGGTCCCGGCTGGGACGCCGCGAAGGTCGAGGAAGTGCAGAAGGTCAGCCAGGAACCCGTCTCGCTGGAAACCCCCATCGGGGACGAGAAGGACTCCTTCTACGGCGACTTCATCCCCGATGAGAACCTCGACAGTCCCGTCGAGAACGCCGCCAAGACCCTCCTCAGCGAGGAACTGGAAAAGGCCCTGTCGAAACTCACCGAGCGTGAGGCGATGGTCCTGAAGTTCCGCAAGGGCCTCGTGGACGGCCGCGAGCACACCCTGGAGGAGGTCGGGCAGCGCTTCAGCGTCACGCGTGAACGCATCCGCCAGATCGAGAACAAGGCGCTGCGCAAACTCAAGTACCACGAGAGCCGCACCCGCAAACTCCGCGACTTCCTCGACTGA
- a CDS encoding DUF4129 domain-containing protein, with protein sequence MTELTSPVPDDLAAPRTGPPLTAYGLALLPLGLAGLLPLWGAALLCGLFALGVRFPVWAQARLLGTQLIVGLSVAAQAPAALGQPRQLLALAGTYLLLSMSGFALSAGAHALEDGRRRGLLALLPGLLAPQPGLIVALAGGALARPARDARHAPQAAPGWWTWVAGAALAAALLGTLLPMPRPDIAGAFLPTTTPSAQATRDAQAAPPAPAVPTAPSRPGTETSWLGVQLDVGVPLLPPELALGVGLLCLLAAAGVPQLRRRAGRPPHPSEVLMAAGLILTGLLWFASAVLLNLGGSAPGSADSGAAPPPDEAARMAEAATEPAAQVISVSWLAPLAQLLALAGLLIVGAVLLANRRRTAAPVTGTPEHDDLPTASAPPAPLHRVRVAYREALAALSDAGLGRAAHETPSGYAARLGARHPDLADPLGTLTALYEPVRYGGQLTDEQAGQAEQAARAVLQIIPTLPPEDSADHKDLS encoded by the coding sequence ATGACCGAACTGACCTCTCCGGTGCCGGACGACCTCGCCGCGCCCCGCACCGGCCCACCCCTGACCGCGTACGGCCTGGCGCTGCTGCCACTGGGGCTCGCGGGCCTGCTGCCCCTGTGGGGTGCGGCGCTCCTCTGCGGCCTGTTCGCCCTGGGCGTCCGCTTCCCCGTGTGGGCGCAGGCGCGGCTGCTCGGCACGCAGCTGATCGTCGGGCTGAGCGTCGCCGCGCAGGCCCCCGCCGCGCTCGGGCAGCCACGGCAACTGCTGGCTCTGGCCGGGACGTACCTGCTACTGAGCATGTCCGGGTTCGCCCTGAGTGCCGGAGCGCACGCACTGGAGGACGGCCGCCGCCGGGGCCTTCTGGCCCTGCTGCCGGGCCTGCTCGCGCCGCAGCCGGGGCTGATCGTGGCGCTGGCCGGGGGCGCCCTGGCGCGGCCCGCGCGGGACGCCCGCCACGCGCCTCAGGCGGCGCCCGGCTGGTGGACCTGGGTGGCGGGCGCCGCCCTGGCCGCCGCGCTGCTCGGCACCCTGCTGCCCATGCCACGCCCGGACATCGCGGGGGCCTTCCTGCCGACCACCACGCCGTCTGCCCAGGCCACCCGCGATGCCCAGGCGGCCCCGCCAGCGCCAGCGGTCCCCACGGCACCCTCCCGTCCCGGTACCGAGACCAGCTGGCTCGGCGTGCAGCTCGATGTGGGCGTGCCGCTGCTTCCGCCGGAGCTGGCGCTGGGCGTGGGCCTGCTGTGCCTGCTGGCGGCGGCAGGCGTGCCCCAGCTGCGCCGCCGCGCGGGCCGCCCGCCTCATCCCTCCGAGGTGCTGATGGCGGCCGGGTTGATCCTCACGGGCCTGCTGTGGTTCGCCTCCGCCGTCCTGCTGAACCTGGGGGGGAGCGCCCCCGGTTCGGCCGATTCGGGCGCGGCGCCGCCCCCGGATGAGGCGGCCCGTATGGCCGAGGCCGCCACGGAACCGGCGGCGCAGGTCATCAGCGTGAGCTGGCTCGCCCCGCTGGCTCAGCTGCTGGCGCTGGCAGGGCTGCTGATCGTTGGAGCCGTGCTGCTGGCCAACCGGCGCCGCACCGCTGCGCCCGTGACGGGCACCCCGGAGCATGACGACCTCCCCACTGCCTCCGCCCCGCCTGCCCCGCTGCACCGGGTCCGCGTCGCGTACCGCGAGGCGCTGGCTGCGTTGTCCGACGCTGGTCTGGGCCGCGCCGCGCACGAGACGCCCAGCGGGTACGCCGCGCGGCTCGGTGCCCGGCATCCGGACCTGGCGGACCCGCTGGGCACGCTGACCGCCCTGTACGAACCTGTCCGCTACGGCGGGCAGCTGACTGACGAGCAGGCCGGACAGGCCGAGCAGGCCGCCCGCGCTGTCCTCCAGATTATTCCGACCCTCCCACCCGAAGACTCCGCCGATCATAAGGACCTGTCATGA
- a CDS encoding AAA family ATPase, whose translation MTHTAPTPAFARSILDNVAQVLVGKEDVTRLALAGVLAGGHVLLEDAPGTGKTMLARALAVSLGLDFRRVQFTPDLLPGDVTGVSVYRPDTHEFRFVPGPIFTGVLLADEINRATPKTQSALLEAMAEGQVTESGVTHPLPAPFVVIATQNPVEHEGTYRLPEAQLDRFLLKLSVGYPTPEEEVRMLGRLQGEHPIGALRAVTTPAALLDAQEAVRRVFVSEPVRAYVAGLSAATRAHPLVTLGGGPRASLGLQGTAQALAWLAGRTFVTPDDVQRAATGVLAHRLSLRIEARLQGQSAEGIVAEVLRAQPVPVEDAAHA comes from the coding sequence ATGACCCACACTGCACCCACGCCCGCCTTCGCCCGCTCGATTCTCGACAACGTCGCCCAGGTCCTGGTCGGCAAGGAGGACGTCACGCGCCTCGCGCTGGCGGGCGTCCTGGCCGGGGGGCACGTCCTGCTGGAGGACGCCCCGGGGACCGGCAAGACCATGCTGGCGCGCGCGCTGGCCGTCAGCCTGGGGCTGGACTTCCGGCGCGTGCAGTTCACGCCGGACCTGCTGCCCGGCGACGTGACCGGCGTGAGCGTGTACCGCCCGGACACCCACGAGTTCCGCTTCGTGCCGGGCCCGATCTTCACCGGGGTGCTGCTCGCGGACGAGATCAACCGCGCCACGCCCAAGACGCAGTCCGCGCTGCTGGAGGCCATGGCCGAGGGGCAGGTCACGGAGTCCGGCGTGACCCACCCACTGCCCGCGCCGTTCGTGGTGATCGCCACGCAGAACCCCGTCGAGCACGAGGGCACCTACCGCCTGCCCGAGGCGCAGCTGGACCGCTTCCTGCTGAAACTCTCGGTCGGGTACCCCACGCCGGAAGAAGAGGTGCGGATGCTGGGCCGCCTGCAGGGCGAGCATCCCATCGGCGCGCTGCGGGCGGTGACGACCCCGGCGGCGCTGCTGGACGCGCAGGAGGCCGTGCGGCGCGTGTTCGTGTCGGAACCCGTGCGGGCGTACGTCGCGGGCCTGAGCGCCGCCACGCGGGCGCACCCCCTGGTCACGCTGGGCGGCGGGCCGCGCGCCAGCCTGGGATTGCAGGGCACGGCGCAGGCGCTCGCGTGGCTCGCGGGGCGGACGTTCGTCACGCCGGACGACGTGCAGCGCGCCGCGACCGGCGTCCTCGCGCACCGCCTGAGCCTGCGCATCGAGGCGCGCCTCCAGGGGCAGAGTGCCGAAGGCATCGTCGCGGAGGTCCTGCGCGCCCAGCCGGTCCCGGTCGAGGACGCCGCGCACGCATGA
- a CDS encoding DUF58 domain-containing protein, with protein sequence MTAALLWLALILAVTGGLWGLARRPPRVTVTRDVPGSGFEGGQLPLTVTVTVQSRRPLRVTLSDPTPRGVVPGHELTAAALHVGQTTHTFTTTLRLNRRGHFEWPGLDLAWADPLGLFWRQTTLPATTAVTVYPGTHGLLLPDLLRPLLSEGTLSRQLGLDDPLSLRSAREYVTGDAPGRIHWRLSARRGELVVREPERTAASSLTVFVDASAGGSTFVDSAARLAASLLREGQTLGLPVAAAAGGEVTPAGRGTDALHAALHLLACVQPDPDQPRLPATRAGGNLIILTARPSADLTTQALHARATASRVSIVAIPEGFYLEPGEQPRRQWAGLPDAVRDLERRAAVLAESGILVYVLRGNQSVLTLAG encoded by the coding sequence ATGACCGCCGCGCTGCTGTGGCTGGCCCTGATCCTCGCGGTGACGGGCGGCCTGTGGGGGCTGGCCCGCCGCCCGCCCCGCGTGACCGTCACGCGTGACGTCCCGGGCAGCGGCTTCGAGGGCGGCCAGCTGCCCCTGACCGTCACCGTCACCGTGCAGTCGCGCCGACCCCTGCGCGTGACGCTCAGCGACCCCACCCCGCGCGGCGTGGTGCCCGGCCATGAACTGACCGCCGCCGCGCTGCACGTCGGGCAGACCACGCACACCTTCACGACCACGCTGCGCCTGAACCGCCGTGGCCATTTCGAGTGGCCGGGCCTGGACCTCGCCTGGGCAGACCCGCTGGGGCTGTTCTGGCGGCAGACCACCCTGCCCGCCACGACCGCCGTCACCGTGTACCCCGGCACGCACGGCCTGCTCCTGCCGGACCTGCTGCGCCCCCTCCTCTCCGAGGGGACCCTGTCGCGCCAGCTGGGCCTGGACGACCCCCTCAGCCTGCGCAGCGCCCGCGAGTACGTCACCGGGGACGCGCCGGGCCGCATCCACTGGCGCCTCAGCGCCCGCCGGGGCGAACTAGTCGTCCGGGAACCCGAACGCACCGCCGCCAGCAGCCTGACCGTCTTCGTGGACGCCAGCGCCGGGGGCAGCACCTTCGTGGACAGCGCCGCCCGACTCGCCGCCAGCCTCCTGCGCGAGGGCCAGACCCTGGGCCTCCCGGTCGCCGCTGCCGCCGGGGGAGAGGTCACGCCCGCCGGGCGCGGCACCGACGCCCTGCACGCCGCGCTGCACCTGCTCGCCTGCGTGCAACCGGACCCTGACCAGCCCCGCCTGCCCGCCACGCGCGCCGGGGGGAACCTGATCATCCTCACCGCCCGCCCCAGCGCCGACCTGACCACCCAGGCGCTGCACGCCCGCGCGACCGCCAGCCGCGTCAGCATCGTCGCCATTCCCGAGGGCTTCTACCTGGAACCCGGCGAGCAGCCCCGGCGGCAGTGGGCGGGCCTGCCGGACGCCGTACGGGATCTGGAACGCCGCGCCGCTGTGCTGGCCGAATCCGGCATCCTGGTGTACGTCCTGCGCGGCAACCAGAGCGTCCTGACCCTGGCCGGCTGA